The Sander vitreus isolate 19-12246 chromosome 5, sanVit1, whole genome shotgun sequence genome includes a region encoding these proteins:
- the LOC144518724 gene encoding dynamin-1-like protein isoform X2 → METLIPTINRLQEVFLTVGAEVIQLPQIVVVGSQSSGKSSVLESLVGRDFLPRGSGIVTRRPLVLQLVNVAPLQDRLKSENGVKAEEWGTFLHCKNQIFADFQEIRREIEAETERGSGDNKGITPEPIYLKIFSPKVLNLTLVDLPGITKVPVGDQPEDIEAQVQEMILSFISNPNSLILTVSPANSDLATSDALKLAREVDPDGRRTLLVVSKLDLMDAGTDALEVLLGRVIPVRLGIIGVVNRSQHDINTQKSLEDTVRDEHAFLQRHYPSLASRAGSRYLAKTLSRLLMHHIRDCLPELKTRVTVLSAQYQARLNSYGQPVEDHSATLLQIVTKFASDYCNTIEGTARYIQTSELCGGARICYIFHETFGRTLQSIDPLGGLTELDILTAIRNATGPRPALFVPEVSFELLVKRQIKRLEEPSMRCVELVHEELQRIIQHCSSYSTQELIRFPKLHDSIVEVVTGLLRKRLPVTNEMVHNLVAIELAYINTKHPDFTDAAQVSASVNSQQAEALDGGKRWKNEKVTEERIPPAGFGSPSKSQAINLLDSAMPVSRKLSAKEQRDCEIIQRLIKCYFLIVRKSIQDSVPKTVMHFLVNFVKEHLQSELVGQLYKQGLLQELLIESQDTAQQRTEVAQMLEALKKANNIISEMRETHLW, encoded by the exons ATGGAGACTCTGATTCCCACCATCAACCGGCTGCAGGAGGTGTTTCTCACAGTGGGTGCAGAGGTCATACAGCTCCCTCAGATAGTCGTGGTCGGATCTCAG AGCAGTGGAAAGAGCTCTGTGTTGGAGAGCCTGGTTGGACGGGACTTTCTGCCTCGGGGATCAGGGATAGTCACGAGACGACCCCTCGTGTTGCAACTTGTTAATGTTGCCCCTCTGCAGGACAGACTGAAGAGCGAGAATG GTGTCAAAGCTGAAGAATGGGGTACATTCCTGCACTGCAAGAACCAG ATCTTCGCAGATTTTCAGGAAATCCGTCGGGAAATTGAAGCCGAGACTGAACGCGGTTCAGGTGACAACAAG GGAATCACTCCAGAGCCCATATATTTGAAGATTTTCTCCCCCAAAGTCCTTAATCTTACCCTGGTTGATTTACCTGGAATCACTAAG GTTCCTGTTGGCGACCAGCCAGAAGACATTGAGGCACAAGTACAAGAGATGATCCTGTCCTTCATCTCCAATCCAAACTCCCTCATCCTCACAGTGTCCCCTGCCAATTCTGACTTGGCCacctctgatgctctgaaattGGCTCGCGAGGTCGATCCAGATG gtcgTCGAACACTGCTGGTGGTCAGTAAGCTGGACTTGATGGATGCAGGGACTGATGCTCTGGAGGTCCTTCTGGGTCGAGTCATTCCAGTCAGACTTGGGATTATCGGGGTGGTTAACAG GAGCCAGCATGATATCAATACCCAGAAGAGCCTGGAGGACACAGTGAGGGATGAGCACGCCTTCCTGCAGCGCCATTACCCCTCGCTGGCCTCCCGCGCCGGCTCACGCTATCTGGCCAAAACTCTCAGCCGACTGCTCATGCACCACATCCGGGACTGCCTGCCAGAGCTCAAAACTCGAGTAACCGTGCTGAGTGCCCAGTACCAGGCGCGGCTCAACAGCTACGGCCAGCCAGTCGAGGACCACAGTGCCACCCTGCTGCAGATAGTCACCAAATTCGCCAGCGATTACTGCAACACCATCGAGGGAACAGCCAGATACATCCAGACCTCAGAGCT CTGTGGGGGTGCTCGGATCTGTTACATATTCCATGAGACCTTTGGGCGCACTTTGCAGTCCATCGACCCTCTGGGAGGACTGACGGAGCTTGATATCCTCACAGCCATCCGCAATGCAACG GGTCCGCGGCCAGCACTTTTTGTTCCCGAGGTGTCCTTTGAGTTGTTGGTGAAGCGGCAAATTAAGCGGCTGGAGGAGCCAAGTATGCGCTGTGTAGAGCTGGTTCACGAAGAGCTGCAGAGGATCATCCAGCACTGCTCCTCCTACAGCACACAG GAGCTTATACGTTTCCCCAAACTGCACGATTCCATTGTGGAAGTGGTGACTGGATTACTGAGGAAGCGCTTGCCGGTTACTAATGAAATG gtACACAATTTAGTAGCAATCGAGCTCGCCTACATCAACACAAAACACCCAGACTTCACGGATGCAGCGCAGGTCTCTGCGTCTGTCAACAGTCAGCAG GCGGAGGCTCTTGATGGAGGGAAGCGCTGGAAGAACGAGAAGGTTACAGAAGAGAGGATTCCGCCTGCAGGCTTTGGCAGTCCCAGCAAAAGCCAGGCCATTAACCTCCTCGACTCA GCAATGCCCGTATCCCGCAAGCTGAGTGCAAAGGAGCAGAGGGACTGCGAGATCATCCAGCGCCTCATCAAGTGCTACTTCCTCATTGTCCGCAAAAGCATCCAGGACAG TGTGCCCAAGACAGTGATGCACTTCCTGGTGAACTTTGTGAAAGAGCATCTGCAGAGTGAGCTGGTGGGTCAGCTTTATAAACAGGGACTGCTGCAGGAGCTGCTCATTGAGTCCCAGGACACGGCACAGCAGCGGACCGAGGTGGCTCAAATGcttgag gcGCTCAAAAAAGCCAACAACATCATCTCTGAGATGAGGGAGACGCATCTGTGGTAG
- the LOC144518724 gene encoding dynamin-1-like protein isoform X3 encodes METLIPTINRLQEVFLTVGAEVIQLPQIVVVGSQSSGKSSVLESLVGRDFLPRGSGIVTRRPLVLQLVNVAPLQDRLKSENGHGVKQNAQSSYPGVKAEEWGTFLHCKNQIFADFQEIRREIEAETERGSGDNKGITPEPIYLKIFSPKVLNLTLVDLPGITKVPVGDQPEDIEAQVQEMILSFISNPNSLILTVSPANSDLATSDALKLAREVDPDGRRTLLVVSKLDLMDAGTDALEVLLGRVIPVRLGIIGVVNRSQHDINTQKSLEDTVRDEHAFLQRHYPSLASRAGSRYLAKTLSRLLMHHIRDCLPELKTRVTVLSAQYQARLNSYGQPVEDHSATLLQIVTKFASDYCNTIEGTARYIQTSELCGGARICYIFHETFGRTLQSIDPLGGLTELDILTAIRNATGPRPALFVPEVSFELLVKRQIKRLEEPSMRCVELVHEELQRIIQHCSSYSTQELIRFPKLHDSIVEVVTGLLRKRLPVTNEMVHNLVAIELAYINTKHPDFTDAAQVSASVNSQQAEALDGGKRWKNEKVTEERIPPAGFGSPSKSQAINLLDSAMPVSRKLSAKEQRDCEIIQRLIKCYFLIVRKSIQDSRAQLLSVMLMF; translated from the exons ATGGAGACTCTGATTCCCACCATCAACCGGCTGCAGGAGGTGTTTCTCACAGTGGGTGCAGAGGTCATACAGCTCCCTCAGATAGTCGTGGTCGGATCTCAG AGCAGTGGAAAGAGCTCTGTGTTGGAGAGCCTGGTTGGACGGGACTTTCTGCCTCGGGGATCAGGGATAGTCACGAGACGACCCCTCGTGTTGCAACTTGTTAATGTTGCCCCTCTGCAGGACAGACTGAAGAGCGAGAATG GACATGGGGTAAAGCAAAATGCCCAAAGCAGCTACCCAG GTGTCAAAGCTGAAGAATGGGGTACATTCCTGCACTGCAAGAACCAG ATCTTCGCAGATTTTCAGGAAATCCGTCGGGAAATTGAAGCCGAGACTGAACGCGGTTCAGGTGACAACAAG GGAATCACTCCAGAGCCCATATATTTGAAGATTTTCTCCCCCAAAGTCCTTAATCTTACCCTGGTTGATTTACCTGGAATCACTAAG GTTCCTGTTGGCGACCAGCCAGAAGACATTGAGGCACAAGTACAAGAGATGATCCTGTCCTTCATCTCCAATCCAAACTCCCTCATCCTCACAGTGTCCCCTGCCAATTCTGACTTGGCCacctctgatgctctgaaattGGCTCGCGAGGTCGATCCAGATG gtcgTCGAACACTGCTGGTGGTCAGTAAGCTGGACTTGATGGATGCAGGGACTGATGCTCTGGAGGTCCTTCTGGGTCGAGTCATTCCAGTCAGACTTGGGATTATCGGGGTGGTTAACAG GAGCCAGCATGATATCAATACCCAGAAGAGCCTGGAGGACACAGTGAGGGATGAGCACGCCTTCCTGCAGCGCCATTACCCCTCGCTGGCCTCCCGCGCCGGCTCACGCTATCTGGCCAAAACTCTCAGCCGACTGCTCATGCACCACATCCGGGACTGCCTGCCAGAGCTCAAAACTCGAGTAACCGTGCTGAGTGCCCAGTACCAGGCGCGGCTCAACAGCTACGGCCAGCCAGTCGAGGACCACAGTGCCACCCTGCTGCAGATAGTCACCAAATTCGCCAGCGATTACTGCAACACCATCGAGGGAACAGCCAGATACATCCAGACCTCAGAGCT CTGTGGGGGTGCTCGGATCTGTTACATATTCCATGAGACCTTTGGGCGCACTTTGCAGTCCATCGACCCTCTGGGAGGACTGACGGAGCTTGATATCCTCACAGCCATCCGCAATGCAACG GGTCCGCGGCCAGCACTTTTTGTTCCCGAGGTGTCCTTTGAGTTGTTGGTGAAGCGGCAAATTAAGCGGCTGGAGGAGCCAAGTATGCGCTGTGTAGAGCTGGTTCACGAAGAGCTGCAGAGGATCATCCAGCACTGCTCCTCCTACAGCACACAG GAGCTTATACGTTTCCCCAAACTGCACGATTCCATTGTGGAAGTGGTGACTGGATTACTGAGGAAGCGCTTGCCGGTTACTAATGAAATG gtACACAATTTAGTAGCAATCGAGCTCGCCTACATCAACACAAAACACCCAGACTTCACGGATGCAGCGCAGGTCTCTGCGTCTGTCAACAGTCAGCAG GCGGAGGCTCTTGATGGAGGGAAGCGCTGGAAGAACGAGAAGGTTACAGAAGAGAGGATTCCGCCTGCAGGCTTTGGCAGTCCCAGCAAAAGCCAGGCCATTAACCTCCTCGACTCA GCAATGCCCGTATCCCGCAAGCTGAGTGCAAAGGAGCAGAGGGACTGCGAGATCATCCAGCGCCTCATCAAGTGCTACTTCCTCATTGTCCGCAAAAGCATCCAGGACAG TAGAGCTCAGCTGTTGTCAGTGATGCTGATGTTCTGA
- the LOC144518724 gene encoding dynamin-1-like protein isoform X1, with amino-acid sequence METLIPTINRLQEVFLTVGAEVIQLPQIVVVGSQSSGKSSVLESLVGRDFLPRGSGIVTRRPLVLQLVNVAPLQDRLKSENGHGVKQNAQSSYPGVKAEEWGTFLHCKNQIFADFQEIRREIEAETERGSGDNKGITPEPIYLKIFSPKVLNLTLVDLPGITKVPVGDQPEDIEAQVQEMILSFISNPNSLILTVSPANSDLATSDALKLAREVDPDGRRTLLVVSKLDLMDAGTDALEVLLGRVIPVRLGIIGVVNRSQHDINTQKSLEDTVRDEHAFLQRHYPSLASRAGSRYLAKTLSRLLMHHIRDCLPELKTRVTVLSAQYQARLNSYGQPVEDHSATLLQIVTKFASDYCNTIEGTARYIQTSELCGGARICYIFHETFGRTLQSIDPLGGLTELDILTAIRNATGPRPALFVPEVSFELLVKRQIKRLEEPSMRCVELVHEELQRIIQHCSSYSTQELIRFPKLHDSIVEVVTGLLRKRLPVTNEMVHNLVAIELAYINTKHPDFTDAAQVSASVNSQQAEALDGGKRWKNEKVTEERIPPAGFGSPSKSQAINLLDSAMPVSRKLSAKEQRDCEIIQRLIKCYFLIVRKSIQDSVPKTVMHFLVNFVKEHLQSELVGQLYKQGLLQELLIESQDTAQQRTEVAQMLEALKKANNIISEMRETHLW; translated from the exons ATGGAGACTCTGATTCCCACCATCAACCGGCTGCAGGAGGTGTTTCTCACAGTGGGTGCAGAGGTCATACAGCTCCCTCAGATAGTCGTGGTCGGATCTCAG AGCAGTGGAAAGAGCTCTGTGTTGGAGAGCCTGGTTGGACGGGACTTTCTGCCTCGGGGATCAGGGATAGTCACGAGACGACCCCTCGTGTTGCAACTTGTTAATGTTGCCCCTCTGCAGGACAGACTGAAGAGCGAGAATG GACATGGGGTAAAGCAAAATGCCCAAAGCAGCTACCCAG GTGTCAAAGCTGAAGAATGGGGTACATTCCTGCACTGCAAGAACCAG ATCTTCGCAGATTTTCAGGAAATCCGTCGGGAAATTGAAGCCGAGACTGAACGCGGTTCAGGTGACAACAAG GGAATCACTCCAGAGCCCATATATTTGAAGATTTTCTCCCCCAAAGTCCTTAATCTTACCCTGGTTGATTTACCTGGAATCACTAAG GTTCCTGTTGGCGACCAGCCAGAAGACATTGAGGCACAAGTACAAGAGATGATCCTGTCCTTCATCTCCAATCCAAACTCCCTCATCCTCACAGTGTCCCCTGCCAATTCTGACTTGGCCacctctgatgctctgaaattGGCTCGCGAGGTCGATCCAGATG gtcgTCGAACACTGCTGGTGGTCAGTAAGCTGGACTTGATGGATGCAGGGACTGATGCTCTGGAGGTCCTTCTGGGTCGAGTCATTCCAGTCAGACTTGGGATTATCGGGGTGGTTAACAG GAGCCAGCATGATATCAATACCCAGAAGAGCCTGGAGGACACAGTGAGGGATGAGCACGCCTTCCTGCAGCGCCATTACCCCTCGCTGGCCTCCCGCGCCGGCTCACGCTATCTGGCCAAAACTCTCAGCCGACTGCTCATGCACCACATCCGGGACTGCCTGCCAGAGCTCAAAACTCGAGTAACCGTGCTGAGTGCCCAGTACCAGGCGCGGCTCAACAGCTACGGCCAGCCAGTCGAGGACCACAGTGCCACCCTGCTGCAGATAGTCACCAAATTCGCCAGCGATTACTGCAACACCATCGAGGGAACAGCCAGATACATCCAGACCTCAGAGCT CTGTGGGGGTGCTCGGATCTGTTACATATTCCATGAGACCTTTGGGCGCACTTTGCAGTCCATCGACCCTCTGGGAGGACTGACGGAGCTTGATATCCTCACAGCCATCCGCAATGCAACG GGTCCGCGGCCAGCACTTTTTGTTCCCGAGGTGTCCTTTGAGTTGTTGGTGAAGCGGCAAATTAAGCGGCTGGAGGAGCCAAGTATGCGCTGTGTAGAGCTGGTTCACGAAGAGCTGCAGAGGATCATCCAGCACTGCTCCTCCTACAGCACACAG GAGCTTATACGTTTCCCCAAACTGCACGATTCCATTGTGGAAGTGGTGACTGGATTACTGAGGAAGCGCTTGCCGGTTACTAATGAAATG gtACACAATTTAGTAGCAATCGAGCTCGCCTACATCAACACAAAACACCCAGACTTCACGGATGCAGCGCAGGTCTCTGCGTCTGTCAACAGTCAGCAG GCGGAGGCTCTTGATGGAGGGAAGCGCTGGAAGAACGAGAAGGTTACAGAAGAGAGGATTCCGCCTGCAGGCTTTGGCAGTCCCAGCAAAAGCCAGGCCATTAACCTCCTCGACTCA GCAATGCCCGTATCCCGCAAGCTGAGTGCAAAGGAGCAGAGGGACTGCGAGATCATCCAGCGCCTCATCAAGTGCTACTTCCTCATTGTCCGCAAAAGCATCCAGGACAG TGTGCCCAAGACAGTGATGCACTTCCTGGTGAACTTTGTGAAAGAGCATCTGCAGAGTGAGCTGGTGGGTCAGCTTTATAAACAGGGACTGCTGCAGGAGCTGCTCATTGAGTCCCAGGACACGGCACAGCAGCGGACCGAGGTGGCTCAAATGcttgag gcGCTCAAAAAAGCCAACAACATCATCTCTGAGATGAGGGAGACGCATCTGTGGTAG
- the LOC144518724 gene encoding dynamin-1-like protein isoform X4, with the protein METLIPTINRLQEVFLTVGAEVIQLPQIVVVGSQSSGKSSVLESLVGRDFLPRGSGIVTRRPLVLQLVNVAPLQDRLKSENGHGVKQNAQSSYPGVKAEEWGTFLHCKNQIFADFQEIRREIEAETERGSGDNKGITPEPIYLKIFSPKVLNLTLVDLPGITKVPVGDQPEDIEAQVQEMILSFISNPNSLILTVSPANSDLATSDALKLAREVDPDGRRTLLVVSKLDLMDAGTDALEVLLGRVIPVRLGIIGVVNRSQHDINTQKSLEDTVRDEHAFLQRHYPSLASRAGSRYLAKTLSRLLMHHIRDCLPELKTRVTVLSAQYQARLNSYGQPVEDHSATLLQIVTKFASDYCNTIEGTARYIQTSELCGGARICYIFHETFGRTLQSIDPLGGLTELDILTAIRNATGPRPALFVPEVSFELLVKRQIKRLEEPSMRCVELVHEELQRIIQHCSSYSTQELIRFPKLHDSIVEVVTGLLRKRLPVTNEMVHNLVAIELAYINTKHPDFTDAAQVSASVNSQQAEALDGGKRWKNEKVTEERIPPAGFGSPSKSQAINLLDSAMPVSRKLSAKEQRDCEIIQRLIKCYFLIVRKSIQDRAQLLSVMLMF; encoded by the exons ATGGAGACTCTGATTCCCACCATCAACCGGCTGCAGGAGGTGTTTCTCACAGTGGGTGCAGAGGTCATACAGCTCCCTCAGATAGTCGTGGTCGGATCTCAG AGCAGTGGAAAGAGCTCTGTGTTGGAGAGCCTGGTTGGACGGGACTTTCTGCCTCGGGGATCAGGGATAGTCACGAGACGACCCCTCGTGTTGCAACTTGTTAATGTTGCCCCTCTGCAGGACAGACTGAAGAGCGAGAATG GACATGGGGTAAAGCAAAATGCCCAAAGCAGCTACCCAG GTGTCAAAGCTGAAGAATGGGGTACATTCCTGCACTGCAAGAACCAG ATCTTCGCAGATTTTCAGGAAATCCGTCGGGAAATTGAAGCCGAGACTGAACGCGGTTCAGGTGACAACAAG GGAATCACTCCAGAGCCCATATATTTGAAGATTTTCTCCCCCAAAGTCCTTAATCTTACCCTGGTTGATTTACCTGGAATCACTAAG GTTCCTGTTGGCGACCAGCCAGAAGACATTGAGGCACAAGTACAAGAGATGATCCTGTCCTTCATCTCCAATCCAAACTCCCTCATCCTCACAGTGTCCCCTGCCAATTCTGACTTGGCCacctctgatgctctgaaattGGCTCGCGAGGTCGATCCAGATG gtcgTCGAACACTGCTGGTGGTCAGTAAGCTGGACTTGATGGATGCAGGGACTGATGCTCTGGAGGTCCTTCTGGGTCGAGTCATTCCAGTCAGACTTGGGATTATCGGGGTGGTTAACAG GAGCCAGCATGATATCAATACCCAGAAGAGCCTGGAGGACACAGTGAGGGATGAGCACGCCTTCCTGCAGCGCCATTACCCCTCGCTGGCCTCCCGCGCCGGCTCACGCTATCTGGCCAAAACTCTCAGCCGACTGCTCATGCACCACATCCGGGACTGCCTGCCAGAGCTCAAAACTCGAGTAACCGTGCTGAGTGCCCAGTACCAGGCGCGGCTCAACAGCTACGGCCAGCCAGTCGAGGACCACAGTGCCACCCTGCTGCAGATAGTCACCAAATTCGCCAGCGATTACTGCAACACCATCGAGGGAACAGCCAGATACATCCAGACCTCAGAGCT CTGTGGGGGTGCTCGGATCTGTTACATATTCCATGAGACCTTTGGGCGCACTTTGCAGTCCATCGACCCTCTGGGAGGACTGACGGAGCTTGATATCCTCACAGCCATCCGCAATGCAACG GGTCCGCGGCCAGCACTTTTTGTTCCCGAGGTGTCCTTTGAGTTGTTGGTGAAGCGGCAAATTAAGCGGCTGGAGGAGCCAAGTATGCGCTGTGTAGAGCTGGTTCACGAAGAGCTGCAGAGGATCATCCAGCACTGCTCCTCCTACAGCACACAG GAGCTTATACGTTTCCCCAAACTGCACGATTCCATTGTGGAAGTGGTGACTGGATTACTGAGGAAGCGCTTGCCGGTTACTAATGAAATG gtACACAATTTAGTAGCAATCGAGCTCGCCTACATCAACACAAAACACCCAGACTTCACGGATGCAGCGCAGGTCTCTGCGTCTGTCAACAGTCAGCAG GCGGAGGCTCTTGATGGAGGGAAGCGCTGGAAGAACGAGAAGGTTACAGAAGAGAGGATTCCGCCTGCAGGCTTTGGCAGTCCCAGCAAAAGCCAGGCCATTAACCTCCTCGACTCA GCAATGCCCGTATCCCGCAAGCTGAGTGCAAAGGAGCAGAGGGACTGCGAGATCATCCAGCGCCTCATCAAGTGCTACTTCCTCATTGTCCGCAAAAGCATCCAGGACAG AGCTCAGCTGTTGTCAGTGATGCTGATGTTCTGA